A genomic window from Sulfurospirillum diekertiae includes:
- the mraY gene encoding phospho-N-acetylmuramoyl-pentapeptide-transferase, whose protein sequence is MLYALYKLTSINLFQYITVRAGIAFFLAFILTIYLMPKFIKWAKSRNANQPIYSLAPESHQKKSKTPTMGGIVFLCAATFSVLICARMNNLFVLLGLACILLFGLIGMKDDLAKILGKSNTAGLTPRGKLGLQILASSIIALLLYLIVDLDTTFFVPFYKFPLFDMHLLALAFWVLVMVSASNAVNLTDGLDGLATVPAILSILSLAVFVYVGGNAFLSSYLLLPKVGGSGEVVIVATAVMGSLVGFLWFNCYPAQIFMGDSGSLSIGAFIGYMAIISKNEILLLFIGFVFVLETASVILQVGSFKTRKKRIFLMAPIHHHFEVKGWPENKIIVRFWIIALMSNLLALTALKIR, encoded by the coding sequence ATGCTATATGCTCTTTACAAACTTACCTCAATTAACCTGTTCCAATATATTACTGTTCGTGCAGGTATTGCCTTCTTTTTAGCCTTTATTTTGACGATTTACCTCATGCCAAAATTCATCAAATGGGCCAAATCACGCAACGCAAACCAACCTATCTATTCACTTGCCCCTGAATCTCACCAAAAAAAGTCTAAAACACCCACCATGGGAGGCATCGTCTTTTTGTGTGCCGCAACCTTTTCTGTATTAATCTGTGCACGTATGAACAATCTTTTTGTTCTTTTAGGACTGGCATGTATTTTACTTTTTGGACTTATTGGGATGAAAGATGATCTCGCTAAAATTTTGGGCAAAAGTAACACAGCAGGTCTCACGCCACGTGGAAAACTTGGCTTGCAAATTTTAGCCTCTTCTATTATTGCTTTGTTGTTATACCTTATCGTTGATCTTGATACGACCTTTTTTGTTCCCTTTTACAAGTTCCCACTGTTTGATATGCACCTTTTAGCCCTTGCCTTTTGGGTTTTGGTTATGGTTTCCGCCAGTAATGCCGTCAACCTCACGGATGGTCTTGATGGTTTGGCAACCGTTCCTGCCATTCTTTCGATTCTTTCGCTTGCCGTATTTGTTTATGTCGGTGGTAACGCCTTTTTAAGCAGCTACTTACTCCTTCCAAAAGTTGGCGGTAGTGGTGAAGTGGTTATCGTAGCAACGGCGGTTATGGGCTCACTTGTGGGCTTTTTGTGGTTTAACTGCTACCCCGCACAAATCTTTATGGGCGATAGCGGAAGCCTTAGCATTGGCGCATTTATCGGCTATATGGCAATTATTTCTAAAAATGAAATTTTATTGCTCTTTATTGGTTTTGTTTTTGTCCTTGAAACTGCTTCGGTTATTTTACAAGTGGGAAGTTTCAAAACGCGCAAAAAACGTATCTTCCTTATGGCGCCGATCCATCACCACTTTGAGGTGAAAGGTTGGCCAGAAAACAAGATTATCGTGAGATTTTGGATTATCGCTCTCATGTCAAATCTTTTAGCACTTACGGCATTGAAAATCAGATGA